The following are encoded in a window of Vigna unguiculata cultivar IT97K-499-35 chromosome 8, ASM411807v1, whole genome shotgun sequence genomic DNA:
- the LOC114194631 gene encoding AP2-like ethylene-responsive transcription factor CRL5 — protein sequence MKSMNDGNTDDGNNHNWLGFSLSPHMKMEITSSADPPHHHHHHYYHHPQVSAAAGPCNTVPTGFYISPSHLNPSGICYGVGENSAFHPPLAMMPLKSDGSLCIMEALTRSQTQVMVPTTSPKLEDFLGGASVGAQDYGGHEREAMALSLDSVYYSSQNAEPEANRGHPSSLGLLSDPFRQQTHPYYSGLGIYQVEEEPKQPHVTVCSSQMPHAVEEGIACFKNWVPPRGYSSTQQNLEQQQGNNSSGMVEGHGASGNAGVGCGELQSLSLSMSPGSQSSCVTVPTQISSSKTESVAGDAKKRGSAKLGQKQPVHRKSIDTFGQRTSQYRGVTRHRWTGRYEAHLWDNSCKKEGQTRKGRQVYLGGYDMEEKAARAYDLAALKYWGPSTHINFPLENYQTELEEMKNMSRQEYVAHLRRKSSGFSRGASMYRGVTRHHQHGRWQARIGRVAGNKDLYLGTFSTQEEAAEAYDVAAIKFRGVNAVTNFDISRYDVERIMASNTLLAGELARRNKESEQRTEGMEYNGVSSQQQEAENVNNNEKNEKGSSSSSDWKMGLYHQQHQQQSNNNNCEMKNMKCGNYRGSGFSVSLQDLIGIDSVGSSQAMIEESTKIGAHFSNPSSLVTSLSSSREGSPDKTGPTMLFPKPPVGSKVVTSPIANGVSVGAWFPSQMRPVSMSHLPVFAAWSDT from the exons ATGAAGTCGATGAATGATGGCAACACTGATGATGGGAACAATCATAACTGGTTGGGGTTCTCTCTCTCACCCCACATGAAAATGGAAATTACTTCTTCTGCTGACCCTCCCcatcatcaccatcatcacTACTATCATCACCCTCAGGTTTCTGCGGCTGCAGGACCTTGCAACACTGTTCCAACAGGCTTCTATATTTCCCCTTCACACCTTAACCCCTCAGGAATCTGCTATGGTGTTGGAGAAAACAGTGCCTTTCACCCTCCCTTGGCCATGATGCCCCTCAAGTCAGATGGCTCACTCTGCATTATGGAAGCTCTCACCAGATCACAAACCCAAG TGATGGTGCCAACCACATCCCCAAAACTGGAGGACTTTCTTGGTGGTGCAAGTGTGGGAGCTCAAGACTATGGAGGCCATGAAAGAGAAGCAATGGCTCTGAGCCTAGACAGCGTCTACTACAGCAGCCAGAATGCAGAACCTGAAGCCAACAGAGGCCATCCTTCTTCTTTGGGTCTTCTTTCTGACCCTTTCAGACAGCAAACCCACCCATATTACTCTGGGCTTGGGATTTACCAGGTGGAGGAAGAACCGAAGCAACCACACGTGACGGTTTGCAGCTCCCAAATGCCTCACGCGGTGGAAGAAGGCATTGCTTGCTTCAAAAACTGGGTGCCACCAAGGGGTTATTCTTCCACTCAGCAGAATCTGGAGCAGCAGCAAGGCAATAATAGCAGTGGCATGGTGGAGGGTCATGGTGCTTCTGGAAATGCTGGTGTTGGTTGTGGGGAGTTACAGTCTTTGAGTTTGTCTATGAGTCCTGGTTCTCAATCTAGCTGTGTCACAGTCCCAACTCAGATCTCATCTTCCAAAACTGAATCAGTAGCTGGGGATGCCAAAAAGAGAGGCTCTGCTAAGCTTGGCCAGAAGCAACCTGTGCATAGGAAATCTATTGACACATTCGGCCAGAGAACTTCTCAGTATAGAGGTGTCACAAG GCATCGATGGACTGGAAGATATGAAGCACATTTGTGGGATAATAGTTGCAAGAAGGAAGGGCAAACCAGGAAAGGACGACAAG TTTATTTGG GTGGTTATGATATGGAAGAGAAAGCTGCAAGAGCCTATGATCTTGCGGCTCTTAAGTATTGGGGACCTTCAACACACATAAACTTCCCG CTAGAAAATTACCAAACTGAACTTGAAGAAATGAAGAATATGAGCAGGCAGGAGTATGTGGCCCACTTGAGAAG AAAGAGTAGTGGGTTTTCAAGGGGTGCATCAATGTACAGAGGAGTGACAAG GCACCACCAGCATGGCAGGTGGCAAGCAAGGATAGGCAGAGTTGCAGGAAATAAGGACCTTTATCTTGGGACATTCA GTACTCAAGAAGAAGCAGCTGAAGCATACGACGTAGCTGCGATCAAATTTCGTGGGGTGAATGCTGTTACGAACTTCGACATCTCAAGATACGATGTCGAGAGGATCATGGCCAGCAACACTCTTCTGGCAGGAGAGTTAGCTAGAAGGAACAAGGAAAGTGAGCAAAGAACTGAGGGCATGGAGTACAACGGTGTGTCAAGCCAACAACAAGAGGCTGAGAATGTGAACAACAATGAGAAGAATGAGAAgggatcatcatcatcatcggaTTGGAAGATGGGTTTGTATCATCAGCAACACCAACAACAGTCAAACAACAACAACTGTGAGATGAAAAACATGAAGTGTGGAAATTATAGAGGTTCTGGTTTCTCTGTGTCCCTACAAGATCTCATTGGGATTGACTCAGTAGGATCTAGCCAGGCCATGATAGAGGAGTCTACTAAGATAGGTGCTCATTTTTCAAACCCCTCCTCGCTGGTCACCAGTTTAAGCAGCTCAAGGGAAGGTAGCCCCGACAAAACGGGTCCCACCATGCTCTTTCCTAAGCCTCCGGTGGGGTCAAAGGTTGTCACTAGCCCTATTGCTAATGGTGTGAGTGTTGGCGCATGGTTTCCCTCTCAAATGAGGCCAGTTTCAATGTCTCACTTGCCGGTTTTTGCTGCTTGGAGTGATACCTAG